One window from the genome of Desulfuromonadales bacterium encodes:
- a CDS encoding AAA family ATPase yields the protein MSYTEHFGLDREAFSNAPDARFYLNTEQHSQALLRLMYAVDSNKGLAVLVGGVGTGKTTLARRMLDSLPEERYESSLLVMVHSGITPAWILTRIAMQLGVPEPAADRLALLRQLYERLLQIEESGRRAVVLIDEAQMLQTRELMEEFRGLLNLEIPGKKLLNIIFFGLPEVEDCLRLDEPLAQRVAVKFRLHSLTVGACEAYIKHRLQVAGARRMLFAADTIPAIHRYAGGVPRLINTLCDNCLFETYMMKHSSVDLKVVHSVAGDLGLLRQPLAEIAPMSRGGELDEIESLLDRLEQKL from the coding sequence ATGAGCTATACGGAACATTTCGGGCTGGACCGAGAGGCCTTCTCCAACGCACCTGATGCGCGTTTTTATCTGAACACCGAGCAGCACAGCCAGGCCCTGCTGAGGCTGATGTATGCGGTCGATTCCAACAAGGGGCTGGCCGTGCTGGTCGGTGGCGTGGGTACGGGGAAAACCACCCTGGCCCGACGCATGCTCGACAGCCTCCCCGAGGAGCGTTATGAATCATCGCTTCTGGTCATGGTGCACTCAGGCATCACGCCCGCCTGGATTCTGACCCGGATCGCCATGCAACTCGGTGTTCCTGAACCCGCAGCCGATCGACTGGCGTTGCTGCGCCAGCTTTATGAGCGGCTGTTGCAGATTGAAGAATCCGGCAGGCGGGCCGTTGTGCTGATCGATGAAGCGCAGATGCTGCAGACCCGTGAGCTGATGGAAGAGTTCCGCGGTCTGCTCAATCTGGAAATCCCGGGAAAGAAGCTCCTGAACATCATTTTTTTCGGCCTCCCCGAAGTGGAGGATTGCCTGCGCCTGGACGAGCCTCTGGCCCAGCGGGTAGCGGTCAAGTTTCGTCTTCACTCGCTGACGGTCGGCGCCTGTGAGGCGTATATCAAGCATCGCCTTCAGGTCGCCGGTGCCCGCAGGATGCTGTTTGCTGCGGATACGATTCCGGCCATCCATCGCTATGCCGGCGGAGTCCCCCGGTTGATTAATACCCTGTGCGATAACTGCCTGTTTGAAACCTACATGATGAAACATAGTTCGGTCGATCTCAAGGTCGTGCACAGTGTCGCCGGCGATCTCGGACTGTTGCGTCAGCCGCTGGCCGAGATCGCTCCGATGAGTCGGGGCGGCGAGCTTGACGAGATCGAGAGCCTGCTGGATCGTCTTGAACAGAAGCTCTGA